The genomic DNA cattttaagaattttcTAATGAGGTAAATTGGACTTAACGTGGAAAAATCTgtaaatacaaattattattccaagccaagtattttttacatgtgttaAAACATGCCATTAAGCTTCTCACTAAATTGTTTTGAATTTCAATTATTAATCTTGAAAAGGCTGTATGTCTCATTAACTGCCAGTACAGGGAAGTAGTGGCCTATGGTCACAGTCAGAATAGTATAAAGGGAACATTCCcagtttacattttctttcaagATTGTTGCAAAGAAAGGGGAAAAGTATGGTTTTCAAATTTAGTGCTACTGACACACCTGAGTTAAGTGATCAATAATACATACTTAAGTTGTATTGATGCACCACATAACATTTTCTTTGGATATGGTTAAATAATAGACCAAGTGAAATAACTGATAAAGCTAAAGGAATAAACTAGTTTGGATTCAAGCACTGGTTGTTCCACAGTACActgcaattttattttattttcaaacatgACAGTGTTGCTGAGCTGATACAGTGGACTGACAAATCAGCTGAATTGTGGCATTGGTGGTGATTAAGTGGTGATTGTAATATTCTGCAGATCaagtttgtgtttctgctctaTCTGACCTGGCTGTGTTCTGCTCCACTGTACTTGGAAAAAGTAATGAATGCATGATGTATGGCATCTTCAATCTGGTTTCCTCTTTGTAACACAATCAAGAAATTTGCATTTTAGTGACTCATTCAAACTCAATTATCCCACAATTAGACCAATAAGTCAGTCAGATGGAAAGTATAAAAGTTAACTTGTCCAGATGGATGGTTGTATAAATGGTCCAAACAGTCAAATAATCACTATGAACGTAACAGGAAAGGTCATCAAGTAAggaaaaaatactgtataaaaGTGAATTCAGTAGAGTCAGGAAAAGACACCTCCATCCCTGAACCCATACAAGGTTATGTTATGCAACTTCCATCCATTTTTACATAACTAAAGTACAACTACATTACAAAAGATTACAAtattctgtcttctttttctgtttttagatTTCCAACAGTCTAAATGTCTTATGACATTACTGCAAGATGTCCAAGTTTCCAGGTTATAATTTGACATGATAGTTTGAATTTTCATTACCCAGATGTGTTGTGATGTCAGATGTTTTTTGTATAGTCATAGTGATTTTCCTTTGCAGTGGACATGTATATGGACACCAGGTTACTTCTTCTCACTTCAGTGCCTTGGTAGTTGCAACGTTCACTGTCTCTATCTACATGTTTAGGAATTAATCAACTTCATTGACCAAGGCATATTACTTTTTACAGATTAACTTTTTATGgactgatttatttaaaagttactGTTTGTGAGCAAAATGAGTAATTTGTGTGCAAACTCATTCAGCTCATTAAGAGAACTCTGAGGTAGCAGGTATGATACTAACCTTTTAAGTATTACAAGCTAAGAAATCAAGGAAGttgaagtaaaagtacaaaattcATTTCCTGCcgaaaatgtatgtaaatgctgacatctggggaaaaaaattgcaacaCATTACTGATCATGCAGAAACCAGAAAGTAATTTTACTTGAAAAAGCTGAAAGCTCAAATGCATTGCCGTGCACTGCTGAAAAACCTGGAAtctgaaatgtcaaatgaattgaACTGGAATCTGAACTGCTTTATCTGAAGACACTCTATGAGCTGAAATGCACTGCTAAAAAGCTGGAAGCTAAACTGTAATATACACTCATTACAACACCCAGTTTGCTATGGTGACAGTGTACCCCTGTGTCAAAAGTGAGACAAGCACCCACATTCATAAACAATGCCCAAAAGTAAACATTTAGTCACCAAACAACTTCTTGTACAGTAACTCAAAAACTAAAAGCcacattggagaaaaaaagttagcaacttcattggctatACTGGTAGATGACGTGTCAATAAAATTTAAAACAAGGACCGTTTTTTTATACGTCACCATCATTTCCTTTTTGGACAAGGAGATTGAGAGTTCAGATAACATTGGAGTGAATGAGACAGAGAATGTTAAATAGCCCTCTCTGCCCTTTTGGGTTATTTATTAGAAAAACTTTGGGTCCTGTTTTAATGGAAGTAACATTGGatgcatttaacattttgatgtaTAAATTGTGCGTGTAGTGCGGTTGTTGTGGAAGTAACATAATAATGTGTTGAAACTTTTTGATAAGATTGAAGGCCTGAACTTTCCGCGTCATACACACTaatgtaaaaatctgaaaaggGCTGAATATTTCATAAAACATACAGACGTACAAAAGAATAACAATAAAGatttgaagaaaaaagtgtGAATGGTTATCAGCATTCACAACAATGACAGTGCTGTGTTCTGTGTATCTACAGAACAGAATGGATACACTTTCTGTACCAGATGCAGTGTTTTGTGTCAGATGATCTTCTATAACATGTGTAGGCATGaataactgtttttttgtgtgcaccAACACGTAAAGGCTCCGTATGAATTTTATCTATCCATGCCCACTGCATACTGAGATATGTGCTTTATGAcctcaataaaaacatttgcaaataaggaaaataaGGCATTACTGGAGAAAaaatctgtctgttttctttttccttttctttcttttctttttcttcttctctttttttctgcttttaaaagtcTGACACCCTTACCTCTTAGTGGCGGTAATGTGTAAAGCACAAATTTCCAGCcatctttcatttttacattaggATGAAGCAATGTTGCCGTCTAGGTAGTATTTAAAGAAAGGGTTGTTTGAAGAATTTACGTCAAGTGGTGCAGCAGCTGTGGAATGATGTTTGCTGCAGTGTAGATAGGAATTGCATACTCTTACTTTTTTAACCTCTTTCATCTAcagcaattttattttattttttaaatcaaaatgccCACTTTccagtttctgtttcttttttgtttagaaatacattattatgctaACAACATGATCACCATTCTTTTTCTAGATATGCCACCTATGATGGAAGTGAAGGGGGAACCAGGACCCCAAGGGAAACCTGGACCAAGAGGCCCCCCTGGGCCAGCAGGACTTCCAGGAAAACCTGGACTGGGGAAGCCAGGTCTTAATGGCCAGCCAGGCCCTCAGGGGCCTCCTGGCTTTCCAGGAATTGGCAAACCTGGACTTCCAGGTCTTCCAGGAAAGATTGGACTAAAGGGGATGCCAGGGCTTAATGGCGAGGTTGGTCCCCGTGGTGAACCAGGTCCTAGAGGTCCTCCAGGGCATCCCGGCCTCCCTGGCCCAGCTGGCCTGTCTCTAAATGGAAAACCTGGGCTTCCAGGTGTCAGAGGCCCTGCTGGATCACGGGGAGAACCAGGATTAAAGGGCCTTGCTGGCCCACCAGGTGACCGTGGGTTTAAGGGTGAGAATGGAAATGGGAAGCCAGGACTTCCTGGTATAAGGGGTCCACCTGGGCTAAAAGGCAATGCAGGACAAACTGGTCTTCCAGGTGTAGGCAAGCCTGGAGCAAAAGGTTTGCCTGGAGCACCTGGTCTTAAAGGTGATCAAGGACTCCCGGGAGAtcgaggagaaccaggagaggCTGGGTCTCCAGGTCTACAAGGTTTGCCAGGGCCAATTGGGTTAGGGAAGCCTGGACTAGATGGACTGCCAGGAGTACCAGGTCCACTAGGCCCGAAAGGTGAGCCAGGGCTCAGAGGTGCTCCTGGATTTCCTGGGACTCCGGGCTATGGAAAACCTGGTCTGGGTGGGCCAAAAGGAGAAAAGGGCAATATTGGTTTGCCTGGTTTCCCAGGGGACAAAGGAGATCAAGGAATGGTGGGCCCAATTGGGGAGTCAGGCCTTGATGGGCAACCAGGACCACAAGGACTTCAAGGCCCAATGGGACTCCCAGGAAAACATGGAATGCCAGGACTGAAGGGAGAGCTGGGGCCCCAGGGTCCTCCAGGACTGCCTGGCCTCAGAGGTGACCAAGGCCCGACTGGGATCTCTGGAAAACCTGGTATCCCTGGGGACAAAGGTATCCCTGGGCTGCATGGTCCTATCGGAAAACCTGGACCCAAAGGTGAAGCAGGGCATATTGGCCTACCTGGTAATCCTGGGCTGACAGGTTCTCCTGGGTCTAAAGGTGAGACAGGGTTTATGGGGACAACAGGTCCCAGGGGTCAGTCAGGTATTCCTGGTCTTCAAGGCCCCATGGGTCCCATGGGGCCACAAGGTGTCCCTGGCCTGAAGGGTGAAACTGGACTTCCAGGGTCTCCAGGACTGGGTAAGTTTGGAGACAAGGGAGCGATTGGTCCCCAAGGTCCTCCAGGGAAACCAGGCACTGCTGGACTTAATGGTAACCCTGGCCTTCCTGGGCCACCAGGGCCTCCAGGTCCTCCAGGAAATGGCCAAACAGTTGTTGCAGGTCCAACAGATTCAGAGTTGGAAGGGGATGAAGTAACAGGGGACAGGAAGGGGCCAGCATACAGTCAAGTTCCACTCTCTGCCACTGTAGCACCAGCCTTCACAGCCATCCTCAGCAcacctttccctccctctgGCATGCCAATCAAATTTGACAGGACCCTGTACAACGGGCAAAATGCCTACAGTGCGGCTACTGGCATGTTCACTGCTCCTATATCTGGTGTCTACTACTTTGCTTACCACATGCATGTAAAGGGAACTAGCCTGTGGGTGGCACTGTACAAGAACAATGTACCAGCCACTTACACCTATGATGAATACAAGAAAGGCTACATGGACCAGGCGTCGGGAAGTGCTGTCCTAGAGCTCAAGGAGGGTGACCAGGTATGGGTCCAGATGCCTTCGGATCAGGCAAATGGCCTCTATTCCACCGAGTACATCCACTCCTCCTTCTCAGGATTCCTGCTCTGTCCCACATAACCCTGTCCTTTTATTCCCAACACGTTCCTATATTGGCACCTCAGAGCAGCCCTAAACCTAAAATACCTGCAGCCATAATAGAAACACAAAACCCATGAAATTCTCAATACTATTCCCATCATCTTTATCTCTCACCTTCAACAAtatcagtgaaagaaaaaaaacttttttgaaTGAAATATGGAAAGATTTAAAAGGCAGGGGAAGTAATATCATACTGTGTTCTGTGTTTCAGTGTccttcaaatgtgtgttttgggttgtattttatgttggtgtttttagcttatattattttaattattatattgtcataattttattgttattatttggtCCTTGtcatcattgttgttgttgttgtttattggaTTCAGACTATTAAGTGCCTTACTTTGTAATGTGCTAGTAACAGACCTTCCCATGTGACTGCACATCCTGCCCACATGCTCTGACATCATAAGGACGACATCACCAGACCATGGGGGGGGGGTGATTGGTTCGTCTGGCTGCAGCCACGCCCTCCTTGTGTTCCTACTTAAACAGTGAATGACAATACTGACATAAAGAGCAACAGTACAACATATAACTTAGAAATATAGACAAACAATAGACATTTGGTGCTATAAGataattattttcactttcCTTTTGTTTGACCTTTTTGGTACTCTAAACAGTTGCTTCATTACAATTATTATTGGGattaaatagttgtttttaGAGTGAGATACATATTTTTACAGTTAGTTGGCTGTTTCTGCTTCCGTCTGAACTTATTAGCCAACCATTTCTGGTTCACATTTCTATGGGTCTTTGTATTTCATATAATTTATTGAAATATCCAGAAATGCAATTTAGAAATACAGTCCAAAAATAGTATGACCTCACAGTATTAGAATTATTAAATTAGATTGGGCCTTTTTAAAAGCATCAACAACATCATGCAAGGACAAtgccttttttaaactttcaggACAATATTAATTGAGGACGATATGTATGCATACAGTCAATGTTTACATGCCATAGAATAGATACTGAGAGCAACTGCAAATGGACAGTAAGGGCACAACTATAGCTGGATCGATGGCCTGTTTCCTTGTATCGATCTGATGGTTTTTCCCTTTTCCCATACGCACTGCAAATCCCATCATCATGTTGCAGTCATCCTCTTCGCATGCTCTGACAATGACATCACTGCTTTCTAATGGTATACTCCTGATTAATAAATCAAAGTGAACAGTCTGTACTGCCATACAATAAAAGTCCAGACTAACATTCTGCAGAATTTTGAAGATGCTGTCAACTTAAGAAAACAATGAGGTAAATGGATGACAAATATATTGAATCAATTTTCTCCTTCAGTGCTGGTTTGCATGTGACTAGTTGCTGGGCAAATGATTTagttttcaataaaaatattttcaataattCCCAAACCACGTTAGTGTCAAAAATAGCTGAATTAGTTCACATTAATGGAAGGATCCCTGTCAACAAGCACAGGATGTTTCAGAGTGGAATATTGTCAAACTATATGGCTGGAAATGAGAATTGATCTGCATTTACTCCATGAATAAGTAAAGGGACTGACTGAGGCCCACAGGTTGTGAAATACAGGTTGTGTAACATTTAACAAACCCCTGCCAGATTTCTTGGAGAGGTGGTAGGCCAAGGGTGAGAGCTGTGTATTTGCTCATTGCTGTTGGATGAAACATTAAAGTTACATgctgtatgtgtatgcatgtgcttGTATGTTCCAGTATGTGTACCTAACTGCCTGTCACTgtgtcaatatgtgtgtgtgtgtgtgtgtgtgtgtgtgtgtgtgtgtgggtgggtgggtgggtgggtgaatgggtgtgtgtatgtgtgtagttgtgtcaCATTGTCCCCCTGGCATTCAGGTCCTGAACACTTCAGCAAAGATAATAGTAAACTTGAGTAAAGTTACAAAACATTTGGAAGAGCTCACAGATCTGTCAATGTTCCACAATAAATTTTACTTAAATACATTGACCCCTGTCGGGTTTTTAAGAAAATCCCACATAGGTTTACGTTACGACACTCTAATGGTGCCTTTGCAAATTAAGGGAACACGTTATGAAATAAGTGattgatgaatgtaaaaaacagattatgggagaaaacagaaattaaacTGACACACTGAGACAAGAACATTTTTAGACATGAGTCACTGGTTAACACTGAACAGACTATTTTGCATATTAGTCCAATGAGTGGAATAATAGTGTGCAATAAATCTGTGTTGTACAAGTcatgaacaaaaaagaaaatacattctGTGAAGTGTACAAGATATTTTATCGATTGTTGCAATTACCgaagacaggagagaaaaaaaggtgtggGCAAAATTGTCGGATGTTATTTCACAATGAAAAATTTGGTGCTTACATTACCTTCTACGTGCCTTTAAATGCCTCAGCTCAGAAAAAGATACCAATGTAACTTCTGCCGCCCCAAATCATTACACTGAATTAAGGACTACCTTACACCATGATGGAGGAATGTCAATGTATAGAAAGACTGTGCCAAATATTAAACTTTGCAATCAGAATGAATGTATACTCTTTCACTgattaacattcatttttataaaccATCAACTATGCAGTGTCACTAAACCGTGACTATTCAAGTTGCTCTGAAAAAGCAGTGCTAGGATAAGGCCTAATCAGTATTTTACATCTATGTAATGCAAACAATGCACTTGTTCCTACCCTATTTGTCTCATAACATGAACACACCCACAGCTGCGATGTATCATTATCACATGAGTCTAAAAGACAGTCCAaggctgtactgtatgttgccttttttgtcttcttcttttttttggacataTGAAATGGTGATGTGACTTACATGTGGCTATTACTCTCTGtccttatgtttgtttttaaagacaaTGTCGCTTGCGAAGTTTGCCCTGTGTGCAAATCATTTAACAAGTGTCAGTAAGATCCATGTACCGTCTCTATCACAAATTGCTTtgaactgttttctgtttttttctttataaaaacaacaaaaaaaagtttttaaaaagtcttgcTTCGGTTCTTAAGggatatttgtttgttttagtttcagTAAATACAAACGGCCATTCCCATTTGCACATGGAATTAATGAagatgtatttatacatttatgatAATTTAATAGGGATGCCAAAACTGACCACCGAAGCCTAGAACGTATAAATGGTATTTAACAGCATTGATGAGTTAAGAGCATTTACAACATGTAGTTAGCATTCTAGCGTTGTTTGTGAAGGATTATTTGTGgacttttattttctatttgtgtAATGTACAATGTATCTACTTATAGGATTTTTGTCATACAAGGCTATTGCGTGCACTCTATGCAATAGAATTTGGGTATAAAATGCACTCTTTTTGATTGAAAATGTTTGTCTGCTTATACAAAATCTACAGTACTTGATTGTATTGATACCACATCAATAAAAACCTtcttgtatgtttgtgtcagaCTTCCATTTCTCTGCACTGGaatacatataaaacactgCCCATTCTTtgataatgtttgtttttattagtgGTAGTGGTTGTAATCTCCgagtagtattagtatttctCATTCAAGGATTTCTTAATGGCACTTTTGGTTTAGAAGGTTGTTGCAGGTAAAGGAGTGGACACTAGAGGGAGATATACAATTATAATGAAATCAGTACTTCAGACCGCAGTTTCATATAAAACGACGCTTGTCTGATCTGTCATTATGCTCAGAGCTGCATTGATAAGCCATTACTTGTCAGTTCAGATTACTTCCTAACAAATTTGTGTTTGTCAGTCACTTGTAATGTCCTCTGATCACAGATAACAAGAATTGGCTTGAaaggaaaatataaacaatatgaaTCTTTGTGTTAGTTTACCCTGTACTTAGATGCCATCCTCAAAGGCTCTGAAAAGCAAATAACTTTAGGGCAACTTAAGGAACAGAGAGACTTGTGTGTCcacatatatttcattttctctcctgcTTTACACGGGTGTCTTGTGTTTGATGGGCTGCATACACTGGGTCCTTAAAGTTTCACTACAACACTTGACTCCATCTAATATAGCCTACATAAACCCAGAGACACTCTGACGTAGGGAATGATAGTGATAAATAGATCACTTTCAATTAAAACGCCATGATGTAGGCCGTATAGGTTATCCTATGGCTATGGGCAACAATGTGCATAACTCATATGACTATTTacaacatacattttacataatgtTTTCATCCAATCATATTTCTAGCACAACAATCTATGTGTGGTCATTTTCTGGAACTGTCGTCACCATGGTGAGCTGTCATCACGGACCCGGATTCTTCTTACGTCGTACTGACGCCAGACACTTCGCGCTGCATTTGCGGAACCCCGGTAGATCTCGGACATCCAAACGACATCCTCGCAAACTTGATTTTGACAATAGTAATACGTGTAGAttacagaacaacaacaacagctgctTTTTCAATTgatctattttttcttttaaaactaaTAAATTAAGTGAAACTGAGCCACAAAGGACCACAGCAGTGAGACAAAGTACGCATTGATACAGCAGGATGTAGACTACGCTATACTAATTCATTAAATAGGTTGGTGCTTGTTCTCAAAGTAGGCTAAGAATTAGACAGGGcatgtacagaaaaaaacaactgattttTCCAGATGTATTTGATGGTGTTGACGTGCCATGAACTCGCGTTGCTTTCGTGGCTGATATTTCCGACAGTGCTGATAGTGTCGTCAAACTGAGAAGGCTCCTCCCCAACAACAGTCCCCGACGTCCGACGAGAATCCAAGCTGCCACATTGAAGAGGAACAAAAAAGGCGACCTGACAGCGGTTTCTGCACTCCCTCCACTTTCTCCGGGGTAGTCACGGGATTTCAATGTTCAGCCTGCTCTTTGTAAGTACCAAATAACTTTACTAACTAGAACGGACCTCTTGTAACTTGTCTGATGTGATCGTGTACAATTGCAAACACCGTATATCCGGCAGAGCCGGGGTAAAAAGATAGTTCATATTGTGGGTTGATAAGCACAACAAAAGTGAGCTAAAGTTAGTTGTAGCCTACGAGTGGTTGTCTTGAGTAGATGAAGCGGTGTGTAGCCGCACGCTGGTTAACTGCAGCTCTCAGAGCAAGGCTAGACGGCTACAACGTCGGCAACCTCAAATCTGATTAAAACTGTGTTAACCTATACTGTTGTCTACCTTTAATATTTGACAACCCTTTGTGGGTTAACTTTAACGTGGCGAGTGTTAACGTTGACTGTGAACTGGTCACTAACCGCTTCTAGCTGAGCCTGCTAGCTGAGCTACGTTAGCTCTGCTGGTAGGACTGAGGCTATTTCCTAGAAgaagcaaaagaagaaaaaaaatcggACTACCCTTACGGCCTCTCTTATCcgcttttatttatgttttaaaacacagcaCATTAGATGTTGTGTCTCTATGTTATTGTCCAAACTTGAACGTCGTTCTCAATTTCACAAAATGAGAGCTAACGTTACCCTTAGCTTTACAATGAAGCTCTTGGTTAATCAGTGTAGGTAGCATTTCTCATGGACAACATCTAGCTTAACGTTAACCGAGGCTTTGGTTGATGTTTTAACTGTGGTGTTGGCTGACGTTCACGACGCAACCATTTGAAGGTTTGAAATATAACCAGTGGTTGTGTTTTACAATATTTCGAGCTTATGTTGGTGTGTAGCAATGGTCTCGACAGACGTCGGTAGCTGCGAAAAGCTTGGTAGATAGCGACTGAGCTAACTGCCTTCCGCCCTTTGTGACAAATCTTGACCCAGAGCATGGTTGACCCACTTCTTTTAAGCCATATGCCGCGGTAACACTTGAATAAGAAAGCCAAGTGGTTCATAACCCGATATTTCCTGTCTGTTATGCTGACACGGGTGTCCGTTTGCATTCTAAAAGTGTCTATTGTTAACTAGCAGGTTTTACTCGGTAAAGTCGCCAGGCTTCCATGTAGAGATGCAGCCAACACTGGGGTTAGGTGGGCCTATAATTTAGCCTTGTCTGGTTTCCTAAAAACAGAAAGCGCCCAGCCATTTAGACATGTGGGCTGAAGTGAAATGAGGAAATGCACTTGGGGAGGAAGTTGACTAGAGCAGCTGTGACACTAAAGGCCGCAGCACATTCCCATGCCTCTCAGTTTTCAATTTATGACCTTAAAATGGTTTGAGTCTCCCCTCTGGTAATAATTTCTAGTGTGTAGCTAATACAAATGAATGGCTTTGGAAACTCCTACTAAAATGGGCGGATGAGTCAATGAGTAACCGGTGTAACAGGTAAGCTTATTACACATTCCCGCTTATGAGTCACTGCAAGGTGACCTAATTTACCTGCGCAAGGGTTAGATGATGATACTTGTTATTGCAATTAGTtatcaaaacaaaccaaaggCTGGACGATTTATAGTAGAAATAACAGAATATATACTTATGAGCCTTGCGTAAATCAAAGAATGTACCACTTCAGGTAATTCAAGCTTATATGTGTCACTATTAATCCACTTTAGATAATAGCAAGACACAGTTGTTGAAAGAGTAGCATTTCACAACTCTTACACGTGAGCACTTTGAGTCTTTATGgcttattcacattttattgtgGAAGTAGGTCACGCATACTGGTGATCTGCTTTATATTATAGCTAATTGACACATGATGCACAGCCCAATCTAGAAATAGCATAGCTCCACTCAGTCCACTTAAAGCAGTGCGCAGCCCGCAGGCTAAAGGCAGACCTTTACAGTAGGAGGCTCTCATTCATGAAATAGCACACAGCAAGTCAGACTACTATTGCTGTACCtgtgtttccagtctttgtgttgtgtttatttatttttgtgcatgcTTGCGAACTATGAATTTGCAAGGCCTATTGTTCTGTGTTGGACTTATGTGAAACATTCGTATCTGCCTGTAACACCTGTCtctctatataaatatatgtataatttaGTATTTGTGTTTGAGGGAAGTCATAATTAAACCTGAATCCACACTTCACATTTTGGGAACATATGTTTTCTGCTTGCAAAAAGCTGTACAAGGCCCCTCCTTAAAGATTTGATTGATGGCATCAGCTGGATTTGCATTGGTGGCCTCTGCATAtgattaaatgtgtgttaagACTGAAGTGTTAAATGGTGAGCCTAAATCTAACATGATATTTCACACCAACAAAAGTGTTGTTCCTCTGTGTACCAGTGGCATGAAGAAAGGCGGAGTGACAAGA from Scomber scombrus chromosome 16, fScoSco1.1, whole genome shotgun sequence includes the following:
- the col8a2 gene encoding collagen alpha-2(VIII) chain, yielding MLVTMLLSVACMLLMLGGRALAGGYPPVAHMKYMQPMMKGPIGPPFREGKGHYIDMPPMMEVKGEPGPQGKPGPRGPPGPAGLPGKPGLGKPGLNGQPGPQGPPGFPGIGKPGLPGLPGKIGLKGMPGLNGEVGPRGEPGPRGPPGHPGLPGPAGLSLNGKPGLPGVRGPAGSRGEPGLKGLAGPPGDRGFKGENGNGKPGLPGIRGPPGLKGNAGQTGLPGVGKPGAKGLPGAPGLKGDQGLPGDRGEPGEAGSPGLQGLPGPIGLGKPGLDGLPGVPGPLGPKGEPGLRGAPGFPGTPGYGKPGLGGPKGEKGNIGLPGFPGDKGDQGMVGPIGESGLDGQPGPQGLQGPMGLPGKHGMPGLKGELGPQGPPGLPGLRGDQGPTGISGKPGIPGDKGIPGLHGPIGKPGPKGEAGHIGLPGNPGLTGSPGSKGETGFMGTTGPRGQSGIPGLQGPMGPMGPQGVPGLKGETGLPGSPGLGKFGDKGAIGPQGPPGKPGTAGLNGNPGLPGPPGPPGPPGNGQTVVAGPTDSELEGDEVTGDRKGPAYSQVPLSATVAPAFTAILSTPFPPSGMPIKFDRTLYNGQNAYSAATGMFTAPISGVYYFAYHMHVKGTSLWVALYKNNVPATYTYDEYKKGYMDQASGSAVLELKEGDQVWVQMPSDQANGLYSTEYIHSSFSGFLLCPT